One window from the genome of Enterococcus haemoperoxidus ATCC BAA-382 encodes:
- the hflX gene encoding GTPase HflX, which translates to MDKIAEKVILVGVETEGNYTRFEGSMKELKNLTKTAQGEVVFSLTQKRPRIDSQTVIGKGKVEELMQLVDAYEADIVIFNHELTPRQNQLIVEAVGVKVIDRVQLILDIFAMRARSKEGKLQVELAQLNYLLPRLVGQGKQLSRLGGGIGTRGPGETKLESDRRHIRDKIIAIKRELKEVSAHRERSRQKRQSSDLFQIGLLGYTNAGKSTILNLLTTAGTYSENQLFATLDPLTKKWQLPQGMIVTLTDTVGFIQDLPTQLIEAFQSTLEESRGMDLLLHVVDASAEDRLQHEQTVVDLLNDLDLEKIPVLTVYNKSDQVDEADFVPTLFPNILVSARSTLGKEELTKAVREKMMELLVPYELDIPSNQGQQLSELKRHTLLLSETFEEEENVYHVKGFAKKDSKWTRELDE; encoded by the coding sequence ATGGATAAAATAGCAGAAAAGGTTATCTTAGTGGGGGTAGAAACAGAGGGGAATTACACTCGGTTTGAAGGTTCAATGAAGGAATTAAAAAACTTAACTAAGACCGCACAAGGAGAAGTTGTCTTTTCTTTAACGCAAAAGCGTCCACGAATCGATTCACAGACCGTGATCGGTAAAGGGAAAGTAGAAGAATTAATGCAGTTAGTTGATGCCTATGAAGCAGATATTGTCATTTTCAACCATGAATTAACACCAAGACAAAATCAATTGATTGTCGAAGCCGTCGGTGTAAAAGTAATCGATCGAGTACAATTGATTTTAGATATTTTCGCGATGAGGGCACGCTCAAAAGAAGGGAAATTACAAGTTGAGCTAGCTCAACTGAATTATTTGCTCCCTCGATTGGTAGGACAAGGGAAACAATTATCTCGTTTAGGTGGGGGCATCGGAACTAGAGGTCCAGGAGAAACCAAGCTTGAATCAGACCGCCGACATATTCGTGATAAAATCATCGCAATCAAGCGTGAGCTAAAGGAAGTATCAGCCCATCGTGAGCGAAGCAGACAAAAACGTCAATCATCCGATTTGTTTCAAATTGGTTTGCTTGGTTACACGAACGCTGGAAAATCAACGATTTTAAACTTGCTGACAACGGCTGGCACTTATTCAGAAAATCAATTATTTGCAACGCTTGATCCTTTAACTAAAAAATGGCAACTACCGCAAGGAATGATTGTAACACTGACAGATACTGTAGGATTTATTCAAGATCTTCCAACCCAGCTGATTGAAGCGTTCCAATCGACATTGGAAGAAAGTCGAGGCATGGACTTGTTATTACATGTGGTCGATGCAAGTGCCGAAGATCGTTTACAGCATGAACAAACGGTTGTCGACTTACTGAATGATCTGGATTTAGAGAAGATTCCAGTTTTAACAGTTTACAACAAAAGTGATCAAGTCGATGAAGCGGACTTTGTGCCAACTCTGTTTCCTAACATATTAGTTTCGGCTAGGAGCACATTAGGGAAAGAGGAACTTACAAAAGCTGTTAGAGAGAAGATGATGGAATTATTAGTTCCATATGAGTTGGACATTCCTTCAAACCAAGGGCAGCAATTAAGTGAATTGAAACGTCATACCTTACTTTTATCGGAAACATTTGAAGAAGAGGAAAATGTGTATCATGTTAAGGGATTTGCTAAAAAGGACTCTAAATGGACACGTGAATTAGATGAATAA